In Desulfosudis oleivorans Hxd3, the DNA window GGTTCAGGCTTCAACTGGTCCGGCGCAGGCCGCCTTTTGTGGGAAAAAATGCCCTTTTTCGTTCTGATTCTGGGCATGTCCGCCATTGTGCTGGCCGCTCATGACCTGCCTTTTGTTCACCATCACCCCCTGGCCCACCGGATTTTAAATGTTCCCCTTGCTTATGTTCAATACCTGGCAAAATTCTTTTTTCCAACCGGGCTGTCTGTCTTTTATCCGCTGCCCGTGGAATTTCCCGTATGGAAAGTGGCCGGCGCCGTTTTTCTCCTGCTGGCCGTCACCGTTGGGGCACTGCGCGCCGCCAAAACCCATCGGTTTTTTATCGTGGGCTGGCTCTGGTTTGCCGGCATGATGGTGCCGTTGAGCGGCATCGCCCAGATCGGCACCCAGGCCATGGCCGACCATTACATGTACCTGCCCATGATCGGCCTGTTGATAGCCGTTGTGTGGGGGGCAGACGCGGTTATGGGAAACTGGAAACACAAAGCCGCTGCCTCATGGACAGCCACAGTCGTGGTGCTGGCCCTTTTTACAGGGCTAAGCGCCCGCCAGGTGGGCGTGTGGAAAAACTCCTTTACCCTGCTGAATCACGCCCTGGCTGTCACGAAAAACAACTACGAAGCCCACAACCACCTGGGCCAGGCCTTTGCCGAGGCAGGGGATAATCAAAACGCCATCGGCCATTTTATTCAGGCCCTGGCCATTCGGCCCGATCACGCCAAGTCCCACCACAACCTGGCCAATGTCTACGTGCGGACCGGCAACCTGGAAAAGGCGGAACACCATTACCAACAGGCCCTGGTTGCGGACCCGGAAAATGCCGCCACCTTTAACAGCCTGGGCCTTGTGCAGGCGGCCCAGGGCCGCCTGCACAAGGCCATTGCCAGCTACCAAAAGGCGCTGGCACTGGCGCCCGACTTTGCCCACGCGCATCACAACCTGGCAAGAGCCATGGCCGTTAGCGACCGCCTCGAAGAGGCCGAGGTCCATTACCAGCGGGCCCTGGCCATTAACCCGGACATGGCCGGTACCCGGCTCCAGCTGGCTGAAATCCTGACCCTCAAAAACAGACCGGCCGAGGCTGCCCGCCACTATGAAATACTGACCGGGCAGGCTCCGGCATCCGCCGACCTGAACTACCTTGCCGGCCGGGCCTTTTATGAAAGCGGACAGACCGCAAAAGCCCGCCCTTACCTTGAACAGGCACTGGCCATCAATCCGCAAATGAAGGCGGCGCAAGACCTCCTGCTGCGAATGGACCAGACCTTGCCTGCGGACCATTGACACCGGTCCGGTAAAAAGATACAGACTTAAACAATAGTAGGTAAAGAAAGAGCGCCGGCCCGAAGCAAACATTTTCCATAACCCTGCTCCATAAAAAGACTCGGACTTTTGATTATTACCCTGATCAATCCCCCGGCCCTGGTGGCCCGGTACAACTACTCCACCCTCAGCCACCCGCCCCTTGGCCTGGCCTGCATCGCGTCGTTTCTTGAGCAGCAGGACCACAACGTACACATCAATGACGCCATCGGGCAGGCGATTGACCGGTTCGTGGCATATGAACCGGCCCCGGGGTTTTTTGTGCAGGGGCTCTCCTTTGAATCCATTATCAGCCGAATCCCTTCCCGCTCCCGGATCATCGGATTTTCCTGCCTGTTCACCCACGCCTGGCCCCTTGTCCGGGAACTGATTGCCGCCGTCAGGCGGGCCTTTCCCCACGCGTACCTGGTTGCCGGCGGAGAACACGCCACCGCCATGGCCGACATCTGTCTGGCCCAGTCGCCCCTGGATCTGTGTATTATGGGTGAAGGGGAAGAAACCATGGCCGGCGTGGTCCAGGCCGTTGAAGAGGGGCTTCCCCTGGACAGCGTTCCGGGTGTCGCCTTTCTGGACCGCACCACCGGCCGAATCATCGAAACCCGCCGCCGGCCCCGTATACGGAATTTAAGCCGTCTGCCCCGGCCGGCCTGGCACAGGGTATCCCCCCATGTTTACCGGATATACGAAGGGGCCGCCACCGGCCCTACCATGCCCATGATCGGTTCCAGGGGGTGTCCTTTTAAATGCCGGTTCTGCGCCGCGCCCAACATGTGGGGCCACTGCTGGAAAAAACGGGAGCCTGCCGATATCGTGGATGAAATGGAAGACTATGCAAAACGGTTCGGCACAAGGGAATTTCAGTTTTTCGACATCAGCCCGTTTCTCAGTAAGCCCTGGACCCGTGCCCTGTGTCAAGAAATCATCGACAGGGGCCTGAAAGTGGCCTGGCAGGCTCCGGCAGGGGTGCGGGCCGAGGTGATTGACCAACAGATGGCCGCCCTTCTGGTGGCATCAGGTCATACCCGGATTCAGTTTGCCCTGGAAAGCGGCAGCCCGGCCGTGCGAAAGGCCATGAACAAAAAAATCGACATTCACCGGTTCGAGGCCGGGTTGACCGCCGGGCTCTCATCGGGCATGAAGGTCTGCGTGCTTTTCATTATCGGGTATCCTGGCGAAGCCCTTTCCGATGTCCGCATGACCTTCAGAAGCATTCGGCGTCTGGCAATCAAGGGGGTGCATGAAATCGCCGTCTCAACCTTTCTGCCCCTTCCCGGTACCGCCATATTTGATGAGCTGCGTAAAAAAGGACAACTTGCGATCAACGATGATTACTGCCTGAAGATGGCCGACGCCACGGCCCTGACCCATGCCACCTCGTGGAACCCCCTGTTTTCGAACCGCCAACTGCTGCTGCTCAAGTGGCTGGGCATTCTTCAGTTTTACGGTTTATCGTTTCTGCTGCATCCCTCCCGGGGATTTCGCACACTCCGGAACCTGGTCCGGGGGGTTCAGGAGTCCAAAACCGACCGGGCCATTGCCGAAATCCGGCAAAAACTGGCCCTCCACCGGGCCGGAAAGGACCGGCGGCCGTAACTCGGCTACGCGCGGAACACGTCCAGGGCAAAGGCGGCCCACCGCTGAAGACGATGAAGTTTTCTGGGTATTTTTAAAAAGGTCCGGACCGTTCGAAGCGATCCGTAAAACCGCAGATAGGCGGTTTTCTGGAGCCGGTTCAGGTTGTACCCCGTGGCCTCCTGGTAAAAGGGCCGGGCCGGCAGGTAATGGGTGGCCACCTCCCGGCCGACGTCGGGATAAAGGGCGCGGGCCATCTCAGCCAGCTCGGTGCCTTCAAAGGGAATCACCGTGAAAAAATGGGCCAGGTCCAGCTTTGATTTCACCGCCAGGTCAATGGTCTGCTTCATCTCTTCCACGGTTTCTCCGGGAAAACCAATCATGAAATACCCCTTGACGATCAGTCCCCGGCTGGCAGCATAGGCGATGTTGTCCATCACCCTGGGAATATCGAGATGTTTTCGAATAATTTTCTGCATGCGGACCGAGGCCGTCTCAATGGCCAGGGTGATCATGTAGGCACCGGCCGCCTGAAGCAGATCAATGTCCTCATGGGTAAGCAGGTCGCCGCGAAGCCCGTTGGGAAAGGCGATTTTGATCTTCATGCCACTGGACATAATGCGGCGCAGAATGTCGTGCATGCGGGGCCGGTCGATATTGAAAATATCGTCGATGATCTGAAACTCCCGGACCCCGTATTGATGGTAGAGCAGTTCGATCTCGACC includes these proteins:
- a CDS encoding tetratricopeptide repeat protein, giving the protein METRNRLSTVAICLFLVLSALWVYHPIRHHAPTNCDDFYLTQNTFIMEQSGWNLKTLVYGATQAPTGVWMPITGLLVVFEHFLFGTDFGLYRMGNLLLHMANGILLFFALRRMTGALWKSGLVAALFVLHPLNVEPVAWLVGIRVVLCAFFGLAAIYWYASAVRRPATWKYVVSLFSVSLSITSVAMYVTLPFVLLLIDYWPLERKPLFITRPDTGGSGFNWSGAGRLLWEKMPFFVLILGMSAIVLAAHDLPFVHHHPLAHRILNVPLAYVQYLAKFFFPTGLSVFYPLPVEFPVWKVAGAVFLLLAVTVGALRAAKTHRFFIVGWLWFAGMMVPLSGIAQIGTQAMADHYMYLPMIGLLIAVVWGADAVMGNWKHKAAASWTATVVVLALFTGLSARQVGVWKNSFTLLNHALAVTKNNYEAHNHLGQAFAEAGDNQNAIGHFIQALAIRPDHAKSHHNLANVYVRTGNLEKAEHHYQQALVADPENAATFNSLGLVQAAQGRLHKAIASYQKALALAPDFAHAHHNLARAMAVSDRLEEAEVHYQRALAINPDMAGTRLQLAEILTLKNRPAEAARHYEILTGQAPASADLNYLAGRAFYESGQTAKARPYLEQALAINPQMKAAQDLLLRMDQTLPADH
- a CDS encoding B12-binding domain-containing radical SAM protein, with translation MIITLINPPALVARYNYSTLSHPPLGLACIASFLEQQDHNVHINDAIGQAIDRFVAYEPAPGFFVQGLSFESIISRIPSRSRIIGFSCLFTHAWPLVRELIAAVRRAFPHAYLVAGGEHATAMADICLAQSPLDLCIMGEGEETMAGVVQAVEEGLPLDSVPGVAFLDRTTGRIIETRRRPRIRNLSRLPRPAWHRVSPHVYRIYEGAATGPTMPMIGSRGCPFKCRFCAAPNMWGHCWKKREPADIVDEMEDYAKRFGTREFQFFDISPFLSKPWTRALCQEIIDRGLKVAWQAPAGVRAEVIDQQMAALLVASGHTRIQFALESGSPAVRKAMNKKIDIHRFEAGLTAGLSSGMKVCVLFIIGYPGEALSDVRMTFRSIRRLAIKGVHEIAVSTFLPLPGTAIFDELRKKGQLAINDDYCLKMADATALTHATSWNPLFSNRQLLLLKWLGILQFYGLSFLLHPSRGFRTLRNLVRGVQESKTDRAIAEIRQKLALHRAGKDRRP